The sequence TATGGCAACGATCGCACCGGCCGCGGGATCCATCCAATATATCCCCAGCCTGGCCATCACCACGCCCACGATCACGGCCACGGCAGCCAGGATGTCGTTGAAATGGTCGTTGGAGAGGGCGCGGAGAGTGGGATTGCTGGTGCGGCGGAAGTTGCGGCGCGAGAAAATGTACAGGTATATCTTGAGCAGCAAGGTGCCGCTGGCGATGAACAGAACGAGCAGGGAGGCCGGCTGGAAATCGCTGTAATTGGAAAGCAGGTCGTAGACCTTGTTGATCGATTCCCAAAAGATGGCGATGCCGGTGGTGAGGATGAAAGCACCCACGACGATGGCGGAAATGCTTTCCAGCTGGCGATGGCCATAGGGATGTTCGGGATCGGCCGGCTTGTTCGCCTGGAGCATGAATATCTTCACGGCAACGTAATAGACCACGTCGGAAGTGGAGTTGATGCCATCGGCCAGCAGCGCCTGTGAGTGGCCCAAAATGCCCACGGCCGTCTTCAGGATGGATAGCATCACGTTGCAGGCCAGGCCCAGGTTGACGGTGACGTTGGTGATCTGGTCTCGATTGCTCATATTTCCAACTCCCTGATGTCGGGCAGGTCCAGGTGGGGGAATTCCCCACGCAGCCTGCCTCTGAACTCTGCCGCGTCGACGGTTTGCGTGCCCACGGACATGCTGTTGAGCACAAAAGACCTGATCTTGAAGGGGATGAGGGCTTGGGCTGAAAATTCTTTCGCAAATTGCTCGAGCTTTGGATATGAAAGCTTCAGGCAATCGGGATGGCGCAGAACGATGGGGGGTCCCGCTTTTTGCAGGGGTTCTTTGATCCTGGAAAAAACCGCGTCCGTTATCGCTCCGGGGATATAAATCTTCCGAAGTGGACGTTCCAGCAGAGCTCGCAGTTCTTTTTCGTCTCCCAAGAGTGAAGCCATCCCGGACGGCTCCCATTCTTTGTCCCGTTGTACCAATACTTGTTCGGAATCCAGAAGCAGACAGTATTCT comes from Candidatus Syntrophosphaera sp. and encodes:
- a CDS encoding cation diffusion facilitator family transporter; its protein translation is MSNRDQITNVTVNLGLACNVMLSILKTAVGILGHSQALLADGINSTSDVVYYVAVKIFMLQANKPADPEHPYGHRQLESISAIVVGAFILTTGIAIFWESINKVYDLLSNYSDFQPASLLVLFIASGTLLLKIYLYIFSRRNFRRTSNPTLRALSNDHFNDILAAVAVIVGVVMARLGIYWMDPAAGAIVAIFIIRTGITIILESSAELMDKVPDDDFRREVRRIALSVEGVRNVELLGVHRFGTFFTIDMTICVDGNISVDEGNTISHIVEDNLMQHFHSGLRKVMIHFHPEPGQLP